The following coding sequences lie in one Carassius carassius chromosome 1, fCarCar2.1, whole genome shotgun sequence genomic window:
- the LOC132094136 gene encoding zinc finger protein 501-like → MRDPEPCRIKHTEDTQEQTELMEENKENEELSEVEEKNCVKTGEKHLSCSRIKRKDLKKRRAKKSFTCTQCGKIFTWKYSLVVHMIIHTGDKPFTCDQCGKSFSQSPSLKRHMNIHTGEKLNTCDQCEKSFTQKAHLTVHRRVHTGEKPFTCDQCGKSFTRSATLKKHINIHTREKIYSCDQCSKTFLWVSYLKEHMRVHTGVREYMCFECEKTFTKAKCLKLHERTHNGEKPYKCSQCDKRFSQSSNLKKHERIHTGEKPYKCSHCDKRFSDSGSLKKHERCHTGEKPYKCSHCDKRFSDSGSLKKHERIHTGEKPYKCSHCDKRFSVSGSLKNHERIHTGEKPYRCSHCDKRFRQSGHQKNHESIHTE, encoded by the coding sequence aaTTGATGGAAGAAAACAAGGAGAATGAAGAACTGAGTGAAGTTGAGGAGAAAAACTGTGTAAAAACTGGAGAAAAACACTTGAGTTGCTCTCGAATTAAACGgaaagatttaaagaaaagaagagccaagaaatctttcacctgcactcagtgtggaaagattTTCACATGGAAATATAGTCTTGTTGTTCACATGATAATTCATACTGGAGACAAACCTTTcacttgtgatcagtgcgggaagagtttctcaCAATCACCAAGCCTTAAGAGACACATGaacattcacactggagaaaaactcaacacatgtgatcagtgcgagAAGAGTTTCACACAAAAAGCTCACCTTACAGTACATAggagagttcatactggagaaaaaccattcacttgtgatcagtgcgggaagagtttcacacgATCAGCAACCCTTAAGAAACACATAAACATCCACACAAGAGAGAAAATTTACTCATGTGATcaatgcagcaaaacatttttgTGGGTTTCATACCTGAAGGAacacatgagagttcatactggtgtgagagagtacatgtgctttgagtgtgaaaagacttttacGAAAGCAAAGTGTTTAAAACTGCATGAGAGAACTCACAATGGAGAAAagccttacaagtgttcacaatgtgacaagagattcagtcagtcatcaaatctgaaaaaacatgagaggattcacactggagagaaaccatacaagtgttcacactgtgacaagagattcagtgattcaggatccctgaaaaaacatgagagatgccacactggagagaaaccatacaagtgttcacactgtgacaagagattcagtgattcaggatccctgaaaaaacatgagaggatccacactggagagaaaccatacaagtgttcacactgtgacaagagattcagtgtgtcaGGATCCCTGAAAAaccatgagaggatccacactggagagaaaccatacaggtgttcacactgtgacaagagatttagGCAGTCAGGACATCAGAAAAACCACGAGAGTATCCACACGGAGTAA